A section of the Primulina eburnea isolate SZY01 chromosome 1, ASM2296580v1, whole genome shotgun sequence genome encodes:
- the LOC140811808 gene encoding putative F-box protein PP2-B2 → MGRKSCGDINDLPQDCLVKVLSFTTPKDACRLSAVSSTFRLAAESDSLWELFLPSDYRDIISRSIDGSDSLPHEFQSKRDLYLRLSDHPIVIDSGHKSFNLEKWSGKKCYMLAPRDLFINWVSQRWKWITHPDSRFSEVAELTVVSWFGIRGCIKTEMLSFDTDYAAYLVFTTNSTTFGFDDVPAEAYVGIKGFEMKKRSVYLKGDTDTEFLTQREDGWMEVELGECFVKGGEDVIVMTLLEVKRLNQKRGLVIQGMEIRPKKCI, encoded by the exons ATGGGAAGAAAGAGTTGCGGTGATATCAATGACCTGCCGCAAGATTGCTTAGTGAAAGTGTTATCTTTCACGACTCCGAAGGACGCTTGCCGCTTGTCTGCTGTCTCCTCTACATTCCGGTTGGCTGCCGAATCCGACAGCCTTTGGGAGCTCTTCTTGCCCTCCGATTATCGGGACATCATTTCCCGTTCGATAGACGGCTCTGATTCGTTGCCGCACGAATTTCAGTCTAAAAGAGATCTTTATCTTCGTCTGTCTGATCATCCAATCGTCATAGACTCTGGCCACAAG AGCTTTAATTTAGAGAAATGGAGTGGGAAAAAATGCTACATGCTGGCTCCAAGAGACCTCTTTATCAATTGGGTATCTCAACGTTGGAAATGGATAACTCATCCAGATTCAAG GTTCTCGGAAGTGGCAGAACTTACGGTCGTTTCTTGGTTTGGAATTCGTGGCTGTATAAAAACCGAAATGCTGTCTTTTGATACAGACTATGCAGCTTACCTTGTGTTCACGACTAATTCCACAACGTTCGGATTTGACGATGTACCTGCTGAAGCTTATGTTGGAATCAAGGGGTTTGAAATGAAAAAACGTTCAGTTTATTTGAAAGGGGATACTGATACCGAGTTCTTGACGCAGAGAGAGGATGGGTGGATGGAAGTTGAGTTGGGAGAGTGTTTTGTGAAGGGAGGAGAAGATGTTATAGTGATGACTTTGTTGGAGGTGAAGAGACTCAATCAGAAAAGGGGTCTCGTTATCCAAGGGATGGAGATTAGACCCAAGAAATGTATCTAA